The following are from one region of the Luteimonas sp. MC1572 genome:
- the bla gene encoding subclass B3 metallo-beta-lactamase: MSAFAPTVSALAFAFFAAGPVSAAEPVLPQLKAYTVHDSWRQPVAPVRIADNTWHIGTANLSAILVKTAEGAVLIDGGMPQAADMLLRHMADLGVAPADLKLILLSQAHADHVGPLAELRRRTGARVAANAESAVLLARGGSDDIHFGDAIVYPPVQVDRLLLDGEIVELGGMRFTVHFMPGHTPGSMAWTWTDREGARPVRIAYADSLTAPDYRLVDNPRYPRIVDDYRRSFEVVRGLPCDVLLTPHPGFSGQDYANPAASKPIGCATYVERAERSFNEQLEAQRKARTP; encoded by the coding sequence TCGGCCGCCGAGCCCGTGCTGCCGCAGCTCAAGGCCTATACCGTCCACGACAGCTGGCGGCAGCCGGTCGCGCCGGTGAGGATCGCCGACAACACCTGGCACATCGGCACCGCCAACCTCAGCGCGATCCTGGTGAAGACCGCGGAGGGCGCGGTGCTGATCGACGGTGGCATGCCGCAGGCGGCCGACATGCTGCTGCGCCACATGGCGGACCTGGGCGTGGCACCGGCCGACCTGAAGCTGATCCTCCTCAGCCAGGCCCACGCCGACCACGTTGGCCCGCTGGCCGAGCTGCGCCGGCGCACCGGTGCACGCGTGGCCGCCAACGCGGAATCCGCGGTGCTGCTGGCGCGCGGTGGCAGCGACGACATCCACTTCGGCGACGCCATCGTCTACCCGCCGGTGCAGGTCGATCGCCTGCTGCTGGACGGCGAAATCGTCGAGCTCGGCGGCATGCGCTTCACCGTGCACTTCATGCCCGGGCATACGCCCGGCAGCATGGCCTGGACGTGGACCGACCGCGAGGGCGCCCGCCCCGTGCGCATCGCCTACGCCGACAGCCTGACCGCGCCGGACTACCGGCTGGTGGACAACCCGCGCTACCCGCGCATCGTCGACGACTATCGCCGCAGCTTCGAGGTGGTCCGCGGCCTGCCCTGCGACGTGCTGCTGACGCCGCATCCCGGTTTCAGCGGACAGGATTACGCGAATCCGGCGGCATCAAAGCCGATCGGGTGCGCGACCTACGTCGAGCGCGCCGAGCGCAGCTTCAATGAACAGCTCGAGGCCCAGCGCAAGGCTCGCACGCCCTGA